AAGGTGCTGAGGATGAAGAACGCGAGGGAAAACTGGAAAACTCAGATACAGAAAGCTGGGGTGCTACTGCTGGAACTTCTTACGTATGGGACAAGGGGTTTTGGGGCATATCAGTGAGCGGTTTTGGCTCTGATTATGGCGTCCCCGGACACATCCATGTAGAAGAAGGCCATGACCACGACATGGAAGACCACAGCATGGAAGCGGAAGAAGACGGTGAGAATGTTCGAGTAGAAGCCGAGCAGCTCCGAGTTGATATGCGCGGACGAGTCGATGATGTTAGTGACGCTATTGAAAGCATTAAGTTTCGAATGGGGGTTACTGACTACGAGCATGATGAAATCGAAGGTGGCGCTGTGGCTACAAGCTATGAGAGAGATGCCATTGAAGCCCGACTTGAATTCTTACATGCGCCCGTTGCCTCTTTCCGAGGAGTAGCTGGGATTCAGCTCCACTACGATGACTTTTCAGCGCTTGGGGAAGAAGCATTTCTTACTCCGGTAAAAACGTTTTCACCAGCATTTTTCTTCTTTGAACAGACAGAGCTATCAGACTCACTCGACTTTCGCTTTGGTGGACGAGTTGAATCAGTAAGACTCGACCCGGTTGGAGAAGAGTCAAAGAGTTATACCCCGTTTAGTCTTTCAGCGGGCCCTCTCTGGAATATCACTCCAAGTGGAGAGTATACGCTCGGGCTGACCGTTGCCTACACTGAACGGGCACCAAATGCAGTTGAGCTATTTTCTGAAGGCCAGCACCTTGCACGCCAGATATTTGAGGTTGGAAATTCAGACCTCGACAAAGAGGCTTCTTGGGGAATTGATATCGCTCTTCAGAAAAATGACGGGCTTGTAACAGGCGCGTTCACTCCTTTTTACCAACAGTTTACAAACTACATTAATCTTGCTGGTACCGGGGCAGAGGACGAAGGACTTCCGGTATACACCTATGAGCAGATTGATGCGTACTTCTGGGGCTTTGAGCTTGAATCAGCGCTGCATCTCGATCAGCTCTTCTCAATGGGGGCTCACCGAAGCTCTCTTGAGTATCAAGTCGACTACGTAAGAGCGCGGAATGAGGATGTGAGTGGAAATCTTCCTCGGATTCCCCCACTACGGAATATCCTCCGAGCCCGCTATCAGTATGACGAGCGCCTTGATGCGTATCTGGAGGGAGTTTTTGTCGAACGTCAAAACGAGGTGGCAGAGTTCGAAATTCCAACTGACAGGTATACCCTTCTGAATGCCGAGGTCAGTACTGCAATCCCCTCACTCCAAGAGAAAAATGGAAGGGTGTTTCTCCGTGGAACGAATCTTACCGATGAAGAGGCACGTATCCATAGCTCCTTCTTAAAAGATCTCGCACCGCTCAGAGGACGCTCCTTCCTTGTCGGATTTCGGACAAACTTGTAAGAATAGGAGGCTCACAAGTTGTAAACGCGTCAGACTACGACGGATATCGTTTCTTCGAGCTCTTTGTTAAGGAATATTTCAATGCTTGGCGAACTTCTCTCACGCGGTGGAATAGTCATGTATCTCTTGCTTGGCTGTTCTATCGTCTCTTCGGGTATTATCATTGAGCGGTTCTGGTTCTGGCTCACTGAGAAAAAAAGAGTACCGATAGGTATCGTGCATGGAATCGTGACGGGCATATCGGGAAGTCAAGCATCACAGGAGTCACTCCATTCACCATTCCTCAAGGAAATATCAGCACTCCTGAAGAAGAGAAGAACTGGTGAGGCCTCTGCTATCCTCCGGAAAGAGAGCGAGCGTGCCTATGCTCGCTCAATTCAACACCTCAGTGGACTTGACACAGTTATTTCCATCAGTCCACTCCTTGGGATTCTCGGGACGGTACTTGGAATCATGAAGTCGTTCCATGCACTAGATCTCCAACACATGACTTCACCAGGGGAAGTAGGGCACGGCCTCGCTGAAGCGATGATCACCACAGCCTCTGGGCTGGCAATCGCGGTACCAACACTGGTGTTTTACAATCTCTTTCATTCGCTGGCGGCAAGACATGCTGCGGCCCTCTACAAACTCGCTGAAGACCTCCAACAAACGGCACCTGAAGATTCTTCGGAACAAGAACTCTCATGAATCCATACCTGCGACACTTTCAAAATCCAGCGCAACAAGGCCGTTCCGTGCGTCGAGCGAGAGTAGAGATTATCCCGCTCATCGATGTCATGTTTCTCCTCGTTGCCTTCTTCATGGTGGTTTCAATTTCGATGGTTGCGCAAAAAGGTATTTTTGTTGATCTCGCTCCTGCCATAACTGGGGATTCTTCTATCGAGAGTGATGAAGCGCTTGTGATTTCAGTCGATGCAGATGGCTCTTTTTATCTCAATAAAGAGCAGATAGTAGAGGGAGAACTCGCCGCTGTCTTGTCAAAAAAAGCACAAGACACTCCTCATATAGCTGTCATTATCAATGCAGACAAACAAGCAGCGCATGCGGGTGTGATTGCCGCACTCGACCTTGTGCGACAATCTGGCCTTCATAATGTTGTCTTTGCGGTTGAGCCACGGGATTAATGCTGTGCGATTAACGCTTTGTCTCATTGGGACGCTTCTTATTCACCTGCTCTTCTTCTCGTTTACTCCTAGAGAATCCCCTCTCCTTCCCTCTCTTCAGGTCTCACTTACTCCACCGCCACTATCAGTTCAACTCAAAACGATACCGAAACCTTCAAGCCGGATACTCTCCACGCCACGAGAGGAGGTTAAAAAGAAAAAAGAAGAGGCGATTGATCACCAAGCAGCCAAAAAAGAGACTCAAACAGAAGACCAACAGGAGACTCAAGAGACATCACCTCGAGTTGAGGAGTATGTAAGTAACTCAACATCCCCTCGAGAAGTAAGTGAAGCAGAGTATCTTAGTAACCCACCACCGACCTACCCAGAACAAGCAAGAAGACGACGCCAACAGGGAACAGTGCTCTTACTCGTCCACATTGATGCCGTTGGTCAGGTAGAGAAAGTAACGGTAAAAGAAAGCTCTGGATTCGCCACTCTTGACCGCTGCGCACTCGCTACCGTCTCAAAGTGGCGGTTTGCACCCGCTATCAGCGAAGGGCGCGCTATGCCATCACAAGTGCTTGTCCCGATTCGCTTTGAGCTCGGAACGCTTTAGGGTCGAGCCCACCGTTACAACACTCTGAAACATGTCGCATCAGCTCCCAGTACTTGCATGTATACACCACATATACTACAGTTCTTTCAGCCACTTATGAGGATGCTTGGAAAAACCTTAGTAAGTGTGTACAACCCTCCTTCTAGAAATGCTTCTGGGTTAACGAGTTCGACACGGGTGGCAATGCGCTGCTGAAGGAGTTCTCCTCGTTGAGACTGGCTCGCGAGGGAATAGTTGCTGACAGAAACGATTTCTAAGATGAGGCCCGATCGCCAAGTTGGCTAAGGCAATGGTTTGCAAAACCATCATTCGCCGGTTCGAATCCGGCTCGGGCCTCAACCTGTCTCTCGAATCTTCTCTCGTGGAATCTCCTCTCGTGACTGTACATCGCGAGATACGAATTACCAGTCGGCCTATCGACCACTTGCATCACTCTGAACAACTTGCAACTTCTGCTCAGCACGTGAGAGCACTTCCCGCAAATGATCTAAAACTACAATTCCTCTCTCGTAAGACATCATCGCTTTCTCAAGGTCTAATCCACCCTCTTCAACTTGTGCCACCAGCTCCTCAAGCAGATGCATTCCATTTTCAAACTTGATACCACTCATGAGCTTTGCTGGATCTTCACTCTTTAACAACTCTTCAAGTCCAATCTTCTTCTCTTTTGCCATGTTCTCCTCCTTCCCGTTAAGAAACTCAGTTTTCACTACAATAAGGTCTCTTGCCGTCCTTCGTCGCGAACCTCTTTTTGCAACTTTCTTTTTGATTGCTGCTGCTTCTTTGCCGACTCCTCTTTTCGGAGCTTGTCCCGTTCACTACTTTCAGCCTCCATCATAACTGACGTAATACTGGCTCCAGCTGCACCTTTGGCAAAACGAATGCGCACCTCGTCTCCCTGAACTAACGCAGCGGCTGAGCGAACAAAACATCCCTCTCTCTCTACCAAAGAAAACCCTCTACGCAGCACTCGGTCAACATTCAGTGCTTCAAGCACCTTAAAAAGCTCCCCTAGACGCTGCTGCTTCTCGCGTATAAACGAAGAGCTTGCCGAGCACAGTCTTTGGTTTATGAATTCCACTTGTTCTCGAGCTACTCGAATTTTTTGCCTTGGATCATGTACGAGAAACTGACGAGCTAGAGTCTGCAGTCCCTCTCGCGAGGAACGGAGCTGCCGCTGCGTGATTTCTCTTAACCTTCTCTCACACTCAAATAATTGATTCTTCATGAGAGAGAGGTACCGATCTGGTCGTAAATTCCCAAGATCCGCTCGAAACTTCTCCAGCTGGGATCGGTGCTGCTCAACCCGGAGCGCAAACACTCTTCGCAACAACTCCTCTTGCTCATCTACTCGCTGGGCGTAAGGATAAAACCAGCTTTCATGCGCCAATAGCCGTTGTTGGTATCGCGACACATCCTGAAGTAATTCTTCTTTCTTCGGAACCACCATCTCTCCAGCTGCGGTAGGCGTAGGAGCTCTGACATCTGCTGCTAAATCCGAAAGACTCGTATCTACCTCATGACCCACCGCCGAGATGACAGGAATACGTGAAGAGAAGATGGCACGGACTACCTTCTCTTCATTGAATGACCAGAGATCTTCAAGCGAGCCACCTCCGCGACCAACAATAATAACCTCAACATTGCAATTCTTCTGAAAGTACTCAATTCCTTCGACAATATCCTCTACAGAGCCCCTCCCTTGAACTCGAGCATCGTAAAGGTAAACCTCGGTGGAGGGCATACGCTCACGAATCTTTTTCATCATATCCGCAATAGCAGCACCACTTTTTGAAGTTACAATTCCAATCCGCTCCGGGAAAAAAGGGAGTGGCCGCTTCCGACTGGCATCAAAAAATCCTTCCTTCTCAAGTTTTGCCTTTAATTCCAGAAACCGTTTTCGTAAAAGCCCCTCGCCGGCCTCCTCCATTCGCGAAATAACAACTTGGAACTTCCCACTACCAGAGTAAATAGTGGGAGAGCCAATACAACACACCTCGACGCCCTCTGCTGGACGGAAGGTAAGTCTCGCCACCGTAGACTTCCAGAGCACCGTTGATATCAGACTCTGCTCATCTTTAATGCTGAGATACATGTGCCCGCTTGCAGAGACATAGCACTGCGAGATCTCACCACGAAAGGCAACGGAGGGAAACTCTCCCTTCAGGACTGCATTAAACTGCTTCGTTAATTCCGATATTGAGAGATATTCTCTCGTGCCCATGTTCCCTCTGAAACAATAATACTCTTCACCGAATCTCTGGCGCTGAAGAATCTATTTCCCAAGCTGCTCGTTCATGCCTACAATAGTACATTCACACAAAAAATCGACCCAGAACTATCTGCATTTCTGCATCGAACGCTCTATGTCAAAGTCGAATATCTCTATAGCACTCGTCAAGAAGCTCATTTCCCAACTAGGAAAGACACAGGACAAGGGAGCAAAAACAGAAAAGACGCCTTCCAGACCGCGATCTTCTGAACACTTGAACACTATTCCCGTATTCCTTCCTCGGTCCTTGCAGTTTTTCCTTCTTTTATGGCTTGGTTGCCTCGTCACCCTGCCTCTTGATCTAATTGTGGCCCCAGTTATGTTCTCTCTTTTTGCTGATGCTCTTGCTCCACTTACAGACTCGTATCGAGAATTACTCCTCGTCCTTTCCCTCCTGTTGATGGCCGCCCCTCTCATGTTTCGGGAGCAGTTTATCCACTTATTACTCTCCTCTCAGGAAGCACAAAGCGAGAGCCAGCTGATTGCCTCAAACTTTCAAGGGGCCCTCCCCACTCTTATTGCAATGTCGATTGGCGCCGATCTGCTTATACGAACCAGCACTTTTGGGTGGAAGTGGACAATAGGAGTCCTTGTTGTATCACTTCTTGCATTTCCCTTCTGGTATCGACACCTTAAACAAAATATCAAAAAGAAGATTCATCCCACCATTCCCCAAACAGAGCTTAAAAACTTTGTTCGCGCACTTCGACAATTTGAACTCTTGTATACTCTGTTACTCGTTGCTTCTCGCCTTGGTGCATTTCTTTCTATTGGCTTCGCGCACACATGCCAACTGTCAAGCGGGCACCAAGTAGCAATAACGGGAGTTGCCTTGCTTCTCTTTTTCAGTGCCAAACCTACAGGCGCAGATCTTCATAAAACGTGTCGAAGGTGTGGCTATAGGAGTCATCGAACACTTCAAATCGAGGGGAAGTGTCCTGGGTGTCACAAGCTAGGGCTTAAGAGCTATACCCTGTCCCAACGGAACAAGAGTCACACCCAATTCTACACTCTCTTTGAGCGTTTTGATAATCTGATCGAACAGATGGAAGTCAAACTCAATCCAAAAAACTGGATGCCACCGTCAGAAAAACAACGGACGAAAAGAGCAAAGGGAGGGTCAAGAAAGAATAGCCAGAGCCCATCATGAGGCTTTACCCTGCAGATTGCGCCCCTGGAAGGCCGAATTATGGGCCAAGAACCCCTTAAAATCGCTCTTCACTTTGCCCCTACTGTAAATCCCTGATAGTCTCAGAGGTCAAAATTTATTGGGCACGGAGAAGAGCATGGCAACCGAGATTAAGATGCCTCAACTGAGCGATACGATGGACTCTGGCAAGATTCTTTCCTGGAGTAAAAAGGAGGGAGACCAGATAACCCGTGGTGATATTTTAGCGGAAGTTGAAACCGACAAAGCAAATCTTGAGATTGAGTCGTTCCACAATGGTGTTCTCCTAAAAATCGTAACCCCAGCGGATAGCTCGGCAGTCGTCGGAGAGACCATTGCCTACATCGGTGAAGCAGGTGAAGCGATCCCCGCAGGGACTACAAGCACTGCTTCTATCGCGAGTACCGCAACATCTGGTGAAACGCTAAAACAAACTCCATCCGATTCATCACCTGCTCTAAGCCAACCCACGTACACCAACGGAAACGGCAATGGTCTAGCAACCGCTAGTGGACAATCAACTTCTTTTTCCTCAGGAAGGATTAAAGCTTCACCTCTAGCGAAAAGACTAGCAGAAGAGAAAGGAATAGATCTTTCGACAGTCCAGGGCTCTGGACCTGATGGAAGGATTGTGAAGAAAGACCTTGATGGAACAGCAAGTGCGACTCCTTTAAGTGCTCCTATGATTCCGCAAACTCAACCTGTAGCACCCGCCAAAGAAGTTCCCTCAGAAATACCAGCAACACCAGCTGAGGTGAGTGCCCCGACAGATGGAGGAAGCTTAGTCCCTTTCTCGAAAATGCGTACGACGATTGCGAAGCGAATGCAGCAAAGTGTTACAGAGGCTCCGCACTTTTACGTAACGACCTCTGTGAATATGGACGCTGTCTTAAACCTGAGAAAGCTGCTGAAAGAGAAAAGAGGCTTTGAGAAAACGAGCATCAATCACTTCGTACTAAGGGCAACAGCATGTGCAATCGCCGCTGAACCTCGGGTAAACTATGCAGTGCGAGATGAGCAGTTTGTTTTTCAACCAGCAGATATCAATGTCGGCATTATAACTGCTATCGATGACGGTCTCCTGATTCCGGTTATTAAAAACGCTGACCGAATAAGTTTTCAGGACCTCGTATTCGAGGCAAATGCTGCAGTAGAGCGAGCTCGAGCTGGGCGACCAAATGCTCAAGATTTGCTGGGTGGCACATTTAGTATCTCGAATATGGGAATGTTTGATGTTGAAAGTTTTACTGCGGTAATCAATCCAGGACAGGGCTCGGTGTTAGCCGTGAGTAGCATTAAAGAGCAAGCGATCGCAGAGAATGGTTCGGTTCGAATTGCAAATATGATGAAAGTTACTATCTCAGTTGATCATAGAATCATTGATGGTGTAATGGCTGGAAACTTTCTGAAGGCATTTAAAGAGGCTCTAGAAAATCCCGCTTTACTTCTTTTGTAGAGTATAATCAGGAAGATTAAAAATGATGCTCACACTCGGCATCAACATTGAAGAAAGGCAACTCAATGGCAATTGATGTACCAAGAAGCCAACAACTCATGAAAGAACGGCTGGTCAAGCCTCCATGGTTGAAGGTGAAAGCACCGGGGTCGCCAGAATATCTTGATACGATGAAAATCGTAAAAGGGCTTTCACTTCATACCGTCTGCGAAGAAGCCCATTGCCCAAATATAGGTGAATGCTGGTCGCATCATACTGCAACATTTATGATTATGGGTGAACAGTGCACACGTCGATGCCACTTCTGCTCGGTAAAAGATGGTACTATTGAAACTCTCGAGCCGCTCGATCCGTTCGAGCCTCATCGAGTGGGGGTAGCAATCAAAAAACTACAGCTGAAACATGCCGTCATTACCTCGGTTGATCGAGATGATGTCAGTGACTTCGGTGCTGAGCACTTCTTTCAGACCGTCACATCCGTCCATCGAAACGCGCCAGATTGTAATGTAGAACTGCTGATTCCAGATCTTCGTGGGGAACGCCGGTCTCTTGAGCGCATCCTTGAGGCTGGGGTACAAGTCCTTAATCACAATGTTGAGACCGTACCACGCCTCTATAAGCGGGTACGACCTGGCTCTGGATATATTCGATCCCTGTCTATTCTTCGCTGGGCAAAAGAGATAGATCCCGCTGTACGGACAAAGTCGGGCATTATGGTTGGGCTGGGAGAGCAAAGAGATGAAGTTTTAGCTCTTATGGACGATCTGAGAGACGCAGGTGTTGATATCATGACCATTGGTCAGTACCTACGCCCTACTGCCAAACAAATGCCGGTCAAAGCCTTCATTACTCCAGAAGAATTTGAAGACTATCGCCAAGAGGGGGAAAGCCGCGGATTTCTTTTTGTCGAATCTGGCCCTCTTGTCCGTAGCTCCTATCACGCATGGAAGCACACCAGCGACGAGGCTTAGTGCCCGCATGTCACTGCTAGAAGGAGGAGGCCTAGAGAGGTGATGTAAGTGAACCTATACCGAAAACGGTAGAACCCCTGTAGCCTGTTTACTGGGAATCCGGGTGCGGTAAGCTCTCCAAGGTATACTCACAGTGAAAAAAGAGAGCGAAAATTTTCAAAAAGACGGAACATGATCTTTCGCAGGATAAGGACATCTCAAATTTCTTCGCCTCGTCGAAAAAATGGTCTTCGTCTCGCTACAATTGGAGTATTCCTCGGGATCCTCCTGGGGATCGGAAAAGTTTTCATTGAACGCTCAGTAGAAGATCTTCTTTTTACGCTTCTTAACGATGAAGCACAAAAAGCCTGTGCCTGCTCCTTCGAAGCAGAGGAGGTCGACTTCTCACTCCTGACCATGAGAGGTACTGCAATCAATGCTAAAATTGTTGAAGAGGGAATTGACCGAATTTCGGTTCCAAAGATTACTGCTGACTTTAATCTCTTAAAAAAGATAACTCAAAAAAGGATTGCGTTAACATCACTCAAACTCTTCTCGCCTCTTGTGAATAGCGTTCATCCAGATAGTGGCGGCGTACGATTTATCAGCTCACTTGCTCGACCACTTACCCCAGAGCAAAAGGAAGAATTTAAAATTCGAATCAAACTACTCTCACTCGATGTAATAGAGGGAGAAGTCACACAACCACTACCATTCGGTTCGCTCATTGGCCAAGGAGTATCTCTTCAGTTCCTAAGAGACAATCAAGATAATCTTCGTCTTACTCCGTCAGCGCGTAATCTCATTTTTCGTGGGCGGAACAACGGGGTAATCTCCTTTGGGAATATTGAAAGCGCACTGTACATAACCGATGATCAAGTCTCTATTGAAACGCTATTGCTGACGCTGAAGAAAAGTTTTCTTCAAATATCTGGAATAATTGATAAAAAGAACGGCGATCTCCTCTCGATTACGGGAGATACCGAGATCTTTACTGAAAATCTCGCTCTGTCGCTTCTGCCCCAGGGACATCTCAGCGGAAGCGGAAAATTGAATGGCTCTATCGATGAGCCCACAGGCTCTTTTGAACTCTCTTCCCAGGAAACGGGACATCCACTTACCGTTGTTGTCGGCAACTCAAAGCTC
This is a stretch of genomic DNA from bacterium. It encodes these proteins:
- a CDS encoding TonB-dependent receptor; protein product: MNGTRNHLTSPLSSRMAALLLLAALVTCSIILPPTLLAQQSADSPQELPTITVSANPLAPSLLEYGKPISIMEEDELERRMEPTLGETLRLEPGVRSSFFGQGSSRPVIRGFGGDRVRVLKNGVTTGDISDISEDHVVAADPMQAQQIEILRGPETLLYGSSAIGGAVNVTDDSIPETSLGKPFEGKLLGQFGNSADNEKTLGAKLRGESGSINWHLSGFTRRTDDYEIPGFAESSRLREMEASEHHEDEDEDHHEGAEDEEREGKLENSDTESWGATAGTSYVWDKGFWGISVSGFGSDYGVPGHIHVEEGHDHDMEDHSMEAEEDGENVRVEAEQLRVDMRGRVDDVSDAIESIKFRMGVTDYEHDEIEGGAVATSYERDAIEARLEFLHAPVASFRGVAGIQLHYDDFSALGEEAFLTPVKTFSPAFFFFEQTELSDSLDFRFGGRVESVRLDPVGEESKSYTPFSLSAGPLWNITPSGEYTLGLTVAYTERAPNAVELFSEGQHLARQIFEVGNSDLDKEASWGIDIALQKNDGLVTGAFTPFYQQFTNYINLAGTGAEDEGLPVYTYEQIDAYFWGFELESALHLDQLFSMGAHRSSLEYQVDYVRARNEDVSGNLPRIPPLRNILRARYQYDERLDAYLEGVFVERQNEVAEFEIPTDRYTLLNAEVSTAIPSLQEKNGRVFLRGTNLTDEEARIHSSFLKDLAPLRGRSFLVGFRTNL
- a CDS encoding MotA/TolQ/ExbB proton channel family protein; translated protein: MLGELLSRGGIVMYLLLGCSIVSSGIIIERFWFWLTEKKRVPIGIVHGIVTGISGSQASQESLHSPFLKEISALLKKRRTGEASAILRKESERAYARSIQHLSGLDTVISISPLLGILGTVLGIMKSFHALDLQHMTSPGEVGHGLAEAMITTASGLAIAVPTLVFYNLFHSLAARHAAALYKLAEDLQQTAPEDSSEQELS
- a CDS encoding biopolymer transporter ExbD — encoded protein: MNPYLRHFQNPAQQGRSVRRARVEIIPLIDVMFLLVAFFMVVSISMVAQKGIFVDLAPAITGDSSIESDEALVISVDADGSFYLNKEQIVEGELAAVLSKKAQDTPHIAVIINADKQAAHAGVIAALDLVRQSGLHNVVFAVEPRD
- a CDS encoding energy transducer TonB, with amino-acid sequence MLSLRLSHGINAVRLTLCLIGTLLIHLLFFSFTPRESPLLPSLQVSLTPPPLSVQLKTIPKPSSRILSTPREEVKKKKEEAIDHQAAKKETQTEDQQETQETSPRVEEYVSNSTSPREVSEAEYLSNPPPTYPEQARRRRQQGTVLLLVHIDAVGQVEKVTVKESSGFATLDRCALATVSKWRFAPAISEGRAMPSQVLVPIRFELGTL
- the xseB gene encoding exodeoxyribonuclease VII small subunit: MKTEFLNGKEENMAKEKKIGLEELLKSEDPAKLMSGIKFENGMHLLEELVAQVEEGGLDLEKAMMSYERGIVVLDHLREVLSRAEQKLQVVQSDASGR
- the xseA gene encoding exodeoxyribonuclease VII large subunit; protein product: MGTREYLSISELTKQFNAVLKGEFPSVAFRGEISQCYVSASGHMYLSIKDEQSLISTVLWKSTVARLTFRPAEGVEVCCIGSPTIYSGSGKFQVVISRMEEAGEGLLRKRFLELKAKLEKEGFFDASRKRPLPFFPERIGIVTSKSGAAIADMMKKIRERMPSTEVYLYDARVQGRGSVEDIVEGIEYFQKNCNVEVIIVGRGGGSLEDLWSFNEEKVVRAIFSSRIPVISAVGHEVDTSLSDLAADVRAPTPTAAGEMVVPKKEELLQDVSRYQQRLLAHESWFYPYAQRVDEQEELLRRVFALRVEQHRSQLEKFRADLGNLRPDRYLSLMKNQLFECERRLREITQRQLRSSREGLQTLARQFLVHDPRQKIRVAREQVEFINQRLCSASSSFIREKQQRLGELFKVLEALNVDRVLRRGFSLVEREGCFVRSAAALVQGDEVRIRFAKGAAGASITSVMMEAESSERDKLRKEESAKKQQQSKRKLQKEVRDEGRQETLL
- a CDS encoding 2-oxo acid dehydrogenase subunit E2 is translated as MATEIKMPQLSDTMDSGKILSWSKKEGDQITRGDILAEVETDKANLEIESFHNGVLLKIVTPADSSAVVGETIAYIGEAGEAIPAGTTSTASIASTATSGETLKQTPSDSSPALSQPTYTNGNGNGLATASGQSTSFSSGRIKASPLAKRLAEEKGIDLSTVQGSGPDGRIVKKDLDGTASATPLSAPMIPQTQPVAPAKEVPSEIPATPAEVSAPTDGGSLVPFSKMRTTIAKRMQQSVTEAPHFYVTTSVNMDAVLNLRKLLKEKRGFEKTSINHFVLRATACAIAAEPRVNYAVRDEQFVFQPADINVGIITAIDDGLLIPVIKNADRISFQDLVFEANAAVERARAGRPNAQDLLGGTFSISNMGMFDVESFTAVINPGQGSVLAVSSIKEQAIAENGSVRIANMMKVTISVDHRIIDGVMAGNFLKAFKEALENPALLLL
- the lipA gene encoding lipoyl synthase, translated to MAIDVPRSQQLMKERLVKPPWLKVKAPGSPEYLDTMKIVKGLSLHTVCEEAHCPNIGECWSHHTATFMIMGEQCTRRCHFCSVKDGTIETLEPLDPFEPHRVGVAIKKLQLKHAVITSVDRDDVSDFGAEHFFQTVTSVHRNAPDCNVELLIPDLRGERRSLERILEAGVQVLNHNVETVPRLYKRVRPGSGYIRSLSILRWAKEIDPAVRTKSGIMVGLGEQRDEVLALMDDLRDAGVDIMTIGQYLRPTAKQMPVKAFITPEEFEDYRQEGESRGFLFVESGPLVRSSYHAWKHTSDEA